The following proteins come from a genomic window of Terribacillus aidingensis:
- a CDS encoding superoxide dismutase has protein sequence MLNNRNYLEALLEWSKAMQVHVGETSIQEWEADLRELQHNLQHTLLDSETIAQEAVLQFRQDAERIAARVGQASRQNSVSWGQHRLPPLPYRFDALEPHISREIMQLHYTKHHQSYVDGLNKAEEMLYLNRGNKTSSDYKHYLREQSFHGSGHFLHTIFWYNMSPNGGGEPSGQLAQQIQRDFGSFQRFKEMFSKAADSVEGVGWATLVWEPRSHHLAIQTLEKHQHFSLADTIPLLVLDMWEHAYYLQYKTEKKKYVENWWNVVNWANVAQRFQTAKQVNWAPF, from the coding sequence ATCTTGAACAACAGAAATTATCTGGAAGCATTGCTGGAATGGAGCAAGGCAATGCAAGTACATGTGGGGGAGACTTCAATACAGGAATGGGAAGCCGACCTTCGTGAGCTGCAGCATAATTTGCAGCATACGCTTTTAGACTCCGAAACTATTGCACAGGAAGCAGTATTGCAGTTTCGTCAGGATGCAGAGAGGATTGCAGCCCGGGTAGGGCAAGCCAGCCGCCAGAATAGTGTCAGCTGGGGGCAGCACAGGCTTCCGCCGCTTCCTTACCGCTTTGATGCACTGGAGCCGCACATCAGCAGGGAAATCATGCAACTGCATTATACAAAACACCACCAATCCTATGTTGATGGTCTGAATAAAGCAGAAGAAATGCTTTACCTGAATCGGGGGAACAAAACCAGCTCGGACTATAAGCATTATTTAAGAGAGCAATCCTTCCATGGTTCTGGTCATTTCCTCCACACGATTTTCTGGTACAATATGTCGCCTAATGGCGGCGGAGAACCTTCCGGACAGCTGGCGCAGCAGATCCAGAGAGACTTTGGTTCCTTCCAGAGGTTCAAGGAAATGTTCTCAAAGGCTGCTGACAGTGTGGAAGGGGTCGGCTGGGCCACTCTAGTTTGGGAGCCCAGGTCGCACCACCTAGCTATTCAGACGCTTGAAAAGCATCAGCACTTCAGTTTGGCAGATACTATTCCTTTATTAGTCTTGGATATGTGGGAGCATGCCTATTATCTGCAGTATAAAACAGAGAAAAAGAAGTACGTGGAAAATTGGTGGAACGTCGTCAATTGGGCGAATGTGGCCCAAAGATTCCAAACTGCCAAGCAAGTGAACTGGGCACCATTTTAA
- the scpB gene encoding SMC-Scp complex subunit ScpB, which translates to MEVPYNSILEGLLFAAGDEGLTKKQLMHALEIGEKEVEKELASLREAYESPDRGLSIMEMKGAYHLTTKSEHAAYHRKLLDSPQNSKLSQAALETLAIIAYKQPITRVEVEEVRGVKSERPIQTLVARGFIEESGRKEGIGRPILYVTTLAFLAYFGLHTLDDLPPLPEGTDDPEGAADLFFEDFPAESN; encoded by the coding sequence ATGGAAGTACCGTATAACAGTATTTTGGAAGGGCTATTGTTTGCAGCTGGAGATGAAGGGTTGACAAAAAAACAGCTCATGCATGCATTGGAAATAGGAGAAAAAGAAGTTGAAAAGGAATTAGCATCTCTGAGGGAAGCCTACGAATCACCAGATCGCGGTTTATCCATCATGGAAATGAAAGGTGCCTACCATCTGACAACCAAATCAGAGCACGCAGCTTATCATCGGAAACTGCTGGATTCGCCGCAAAACAGCAAATTATCTCAAGCGGCGCTCGAGACGCTTGCTATCATTGCCTATAAACAGCCAATCACAAGAGTCGAGGTCGAGGAAGTGCGCGGGGTTAAAAGCGAGAGGCCGATTCAAACACTTGTTGCCAGAGGTTTCATAGAAGAAAGCGGACGTAAGGAAGGTATAGGCAGACCGATTTTATATGTTACGACACTTGCTTTCCTTGCTTACTTTGGTTTGCATACATTGGATGATCTGCCTCCTCTGCCGGAAGGAACCGATGACCCGGAAGGAGCCGCAGACCTGTTCTTCGAAGATTTCCCTGCCGAATCGAATTGA
- a CDS encoding segregation/condensation protein A, which yields MQGYSVKLDGFEGPLDLLLHLINQYEIDIYDIPVAVITEQYMNYIHTMQQLELNIASEYLVMAATLLAMKSQLLLPNQATLDEESAMEEEDPRDELMNRLIEYRKFKEAAEDLKEKERSADKLYTRPPAPLPDKPELKPLEPGEVTVYDMVAALQRVFRRREWSQPLDTKIQRAEIMLEDRMGEVLQSVKARKEGVDFFELFPERTKQHIVVTFMAILELMKKQQIFCKQKRHFDELIVFEMGMHDGSTV from the coding sequence GTGCAAGGATACAGTGTGAAACTGGATGGATTTGAAGGCCCGCTCGATCTGCTCCTGCATTTGATTAATCAATACGAAATCGATATTTATGATATACCGGTGGCTGTGATCACCGAGCAATATATGAACTATATACATACGATGCAGCAATTAGAATTGAACATTGCCAGTGAATATTTGGTGATGGCGGCAACGCTTCTGGCTATGAAAAGCCAGCTGCTTTTGCCGAATCAAGCAACACTTGATGAAGAATCAGCGATGGAGGAAGAAGACCCACGGGATGAGCTGATGAACCGCTTGATCGAATATCGTAAGTTCAAGGAAGCAGCAGAAGATTTAAAAGAGAAAGAGCGGTCTGCTGACAAGCTTTATACTCGGCCGCCAGCTCCGCTTCCGGACAAGCCGGAACTGAAACCGCTCGAGCCAGGTGAAGTTACTGTTTATGATATGGTAGCTGCCTTGCAGCGTGTTTTCCGCAGAAGGGAATGGAGTCAGCCGCTCGATACGAAAATTCAGCGCGCAGAAATTATGCTGGAGGATCGGATGGGAGAAGTGCTGCAATCTGTTAAAGCCAGAAAAGAAGGGGTCGATTTCTTCGAATTATTTCCGGAACGGACGAAGCAGCACATCGTCGTTACCTTTATGGCTATATTGGAATTGATGAAAAAACAGCAGATTTTCTGTAAGCAAAAACGGCATTTTGATGAGTTAATCGTATTTGAAATGGGGATGCACGATGGAAGTACCGTATAA
- a CDS encoding YjcZ family sporulation protein, with protein MGSYGGGFALIVVLFILLIIVGAAWL; from the coding sequence ATGGGTAGCTACGGCGGAGGATTTGCTTTGATCGTTGTGCTTTTCATTCTTCTAATTATCGTAGGTGCTGCTTGGCTATAA
- a CDS encoding GNAT family N-acetyltransferase: MLIRYKKSMEKIAMGLLSFMPDVKEVKKLQQTIQEYNNNPNWHLFLWKDEDDILGALGVVIDEDKAIVQHISVDPSHRGNGIGKQMVCELRNMYSPMHQVTATDETKNFLEKCETEA, encoded by the coding sequence ATGCTAATACGATACAAGAAGTCAATGGAAAAAATCGCAATGGGACTTTTATCTTTCATGCCCGATGTAAAAGAAGTGAAAAAATTGCAGCAGACAATTCAGGAATACAATAACAATCCGAATTGGCACTTGTTTCTTTGGAAAGATGAAGATGATATCCTCGGGGCGCTGGGAGTCGTAATCGATGAGGATAAGGCTATCGTGCAGCATATTTCGGTCGATCCATCTCACCGGGGCAATGGCATCGGCAAACAGATGGTTTGTGAATTACGTAATATGTATTCGCCGATGCATCAAGTCACTGCGACGGATGAAACAAAGAATTTCCTTGAGAAATGCGAAACAGAAGCTTAA
- a CDS encoding peptidylprolyl isomerase: MAKKGYILMLDGDKIEFELYPEEAPNTVANFEKLANSGFYNGVTFHRVIPGFVSQGGDPTGTGAGGSGTTIKCETEGNPHKHEAGSLSMAHAGKDTGSSQFFIVHEPQPHLNGVHTVFGKVTSGLEVARNMRNGDTMETVEVFDEE, translated from the coding sequence ATGGCTAAAAAAGGTTACATCCTGATGCTGGATGGCGATAAAATTGAATTCGAATTATATCCGGAGGAAGCACCAAACACAGTAGCGAACTTCGAGAAGCTCGCAAATTCCGGTTTCTATAATGGCGTAACGTTCCACCGTGTCATCCCAGGCTTCGTAAGCCAAGGCGGCGACCCGACTGGCACTGGTGCCGGCGGCAGCGGTACGACAATCAAATGTGAAACAGAAGGAAATCCCCATAAGCATGAAGCCGGCAGCTTGAGCATGGCGCACGCTGGTAAAGATACAGGCTCCAGCCAGTTCTTTATCGTGCACGAGCCACAGCCGCATTTGAACGGTGTTCATACTGTATTCGGAAAAGTAACTTCAGGTCTTGAAGTTGCTCGTAACATGAGAAACGGCGACACAATGGAAACTGTAGAAGTTTTCGACGAAGAATAA
- the lysA gene encoding diaminopimelate decarboxylase codes for MQHPFVINDQHILEIGGVDAVTLAKKYGTPLFVYDVGIIRNNAKAFVEAFETLGVKAQVAYASKAFSSVAMVQVAKQEKLSLDVVSRGELHTALKADFPTEKIHLHGNNKSYEELSMAVEHDIGCVVVDNFHEIALLEAVLKEQGKQMDILLRVTPGIEAHTHDYILTGNEDSKFGFDISNGQAEEAFRRVKDSEVIRMKGLHCHIGSQIFETDGFLMAVDRLFELIKAWQTDYGYAPAVLNVGGGFGIRYTENDEPLPLSDYIHALVTRIKAAADEVSIDMPEIWIEPGRSIVGNAAVTLYTIGSVKEIPGVRKYVSVDGGMTDNLRPALYKAVYEAKIANRADEEAIETVSIAGKCCESGDMLIWDIDLPKAEAGDLLAVFSTGAYGYAMANNYNRFGRPAVVFVEDGVDRLVVRREEAEELTRLDLSYE; via the coding sequence ATGCAGCATCCTTTTGTTATCAATGATCAGCACATTTTGGAAATAGGCGGAGTGGATGCCGTCACATTAGCTAAAAAATATGGTACACCCTTATTCGTATATGATGTTGGTATTATCCGAAACAATGCCAAGGCATTTGTCGAAGCGTTTGAAACATTGGGGGTCAAAGCGCAAGTAGCATATGCCAGTAAGGCTTTTTCTTCAGTTGCGATGGTGCAGGTAGCGAAGCAGGAGAAACTCAGTTTGGATGTGGTTTCCCGCGGCGAGCTGCATACTGCTTTGAAAGCCGATTTTCCGACTGAGAAAATCCATCTGCATGGCAATAACAAGAGCTATGAAGAACTTTCCATGGCTGTTGAACATGATATTGGCTGTGTGGTTGTGGATAACTTCCATGAAATTGCCTTATTGGAAGCAGTATTGAAGGAACAAGGAAAGCAGATGGATATCCTGCTGCGCGTCACACCAGGCATCGAAGCACATACACATGATTATATCTTGACTGGCAATGAGGATTCGAAGTTTGGCTTTGATATCAGTAATGGACAAGCTGAAGAAGCGTTTCGCAGAGTAAAGGATAGCGAAGTGATCAGAATGAAGGGGCTGCATTGTCATATCGGTTCCCAGATCTTTGAAACTGACGGTTTCCTGATGGCAGTAGACAGACTGTTTGAGCTCATAAAAGCTTGGCAGACTGATTATGGATATGCACCTGCAGTACTTAATGTGGGCGGCGGCTTTGGTATCCGTTATACGGAAAACGACGAACCGCTTCCATTGTCTGATTATATCCATGCACTGGTAACACGAATCAAAGCAGCAGCCGATGAAGTGTCAATCGACATGCCGGAAATTTGGATTGAGCCAGGGAGATCGATTGTAGGGAATGCGGCAGTTACACTTTATACAATCGGTTCAGTAAAAGAGATTCCTGGTGTGCGCAAATATGTTTCTGTCGATGGCGGAATGACGGATAATCTACGTCCTGCACTTTATAAAGCTGTATATGAAGCGAAAATCGCTAACCGCGCAGATGAGGAAGCAATAGAAACAGTTTCCATTGCAGGTAAGTGCTGTGAATCAGGTGATATGCTTATTTGGGATATTGATCTGCCAAAAGCAGAGGCTGGAGACTTGCTTGCGGTTTTCAGTACTGGAGCATATGGCTATGCGATGGCAAACAACTATAACCGCTTTGGCAGACCTGCTGTTGTCTTTGTGGAAGATGGAGTTGACAGACTAGTTGTCAGAAGAGAAGAAGCCGAGGAATTGACAAGGCTGGATCTTTCTTATGAATAA
- a CDS encoding spore germination protein, whose translation MADEQKMPIPSKVDDVNEFMKERVGVGVSFDVGHRTLIILKKKVEIYYTTGLADAEVVQRVLSKLMSINDDEKNTNKIPEIIENRLVHMQVKRTESIDDCVDQFLSGLIVVFIDGCDFAFVVDTRSYPGRQPEEPDTEKVIRGPRDGYTENIIINTALTRRRIRDERLRLEMMQVGERSKTDICIAYIEDVADPNLVKLIKKELKEIEIDGLPMSDKSVEEYLVKQGNRPFPLVRYTERPDIGAVHLFEGHVLIIVDTSPSVIITPATYFSHLQHAEEYRESPAPGTFIRWVRLIGIFVSLFLLPFWYLITVHPELLPQSIDFIGPNKDDGHIPLFLQILLADLGIEFLRLAAIHTPTPLSTAMGLIAAILIGEIAINVGLFTPEVILYVAVSAVGSFVTPSFELSVSNKITRIFFLVATAIFGVPGFVISITLAILILVSTKSLNTPYMWPFIPFNLKALLEIAYRTPVPLTKYRPTITNSPDKTRAPNS comes from the coding sequence ATGGCAGATGAACAAAAAATGCCCATTCCGTCTAAGGTCGATGACGTAAATGAGTTTATGAAGGAACGTGTAGGTGTAGGTGTCTCCTTCGACGTCGGTCATCGTACCTTGATCATTCTCAAGAAAAAAGTAGAGATTTACTATACTACCGGTCTTGCAGATGCTGAAGTTGTGCAGCGTGTACTTTCTAAATTGATGAGTATCAATGATGACGAAAAAAACACGAACAAAATCCCTGAAATCATCGAAAACCGACTGGTACACATGCAAGTGAAGCGGACTGAAAGCATTGATGATTGTGTCGATCAGTTCTTATCAGGTTTGATCGTTGTATTCATCGACGGCTGTGACTTTGCTTTTGTTGTCGATACAAGATCCTATCCAGGAAGACAGCCCGAAGAGCCCGACACGGAGAAAGTCATTCGTGGTCCTCGTGACGGGTATACGGAAAATATCATTATCAACACTGCTTTAACACGCAGAAGGATTCGTGACGAACGGCTTCGGCTGGAAATGATGCAAGTAGGAGAAAGATCGAAGACAGATATTTGTATCGCTTATATCGAGGACGTTGCTGACCCTAATTTAGTGAAGCTGATAAAAAAAGAATTGAAGGAAATCGAAATCGATGGACTTCCAATGTCGGATAAATCAGTGGAAGAGTATCTCGTAAAGCAAGGAAATAGACCGTTTCCGCTTGTCAGATATACTGAGAGACCAGATATTGGCGCCGTCCATCTTTTTGAGGGACACGTGCTTATCATTGTTGATACGTCACCAAGTGTCATCATCACACCTGCAACTTATTTTTCCCATTTGCAGCATGCTGAGGAATACAGGGAATCACCAGCACCAGGAACCTTCATACGCTGGGTCCGACTGATAGGTATCTTTGTTTCACTATTCCTCCTGCCGTTTTGGTATCTGATCACGGTTCATCCGGAATTGCTGCCGCAAAGCATTGATTTTATCGGTCCCAATAAAGATGATGGACATATACCATTATTCCTGCAAATACTGCTAGCGGATCTTGGTATTGAATTCCTCAGACTTGCTGCGATCCATACTCCGACCCCGCTTTCTACGGCAATGGGTCTAATCGCAGCTATCCTGATCGGGGAGATAGCCATCAATGTAGGGTTGTTCACACCCGAAGTAATCCTTTATGTAGCGGTTTCTGCTGTCGGTTCCTTTGTAACGCCTAGCTTTGAGCTCAGCGTATCAAACAAAATAACGAGAATCTTTTTCCTGGTTGCAACTGCTATATTCGGGGTTCCAGGGTTCGTCATCAGTATCACATTGGCTATATTGATTCTTGTAAGCACCAAATCACTTAATACGCCATATATGTGGCCGTTCATTCCTTTCAATTTGAAAGCACTGTTAGAAATTGCATACCGTACACCGGTTCCGCTTACAAAATATCGTCCAACCATTACCAATTCTCCTGATAAAACTAGGGCGCCGAATTCTTAG
- a CDS encoding stage V sporulation protein AE, producing MKRVILITDGDAYAKRTIDYLAGKIGGTSLSYLADNPMTVDAKAIIDAIHAAEVEPVYVLLDDGGVPGVGSGELLLQSIIDDAEIDVIGALAVASHTQNREWSRVSFSIDQDGDLQPFGVDKEGVITEEIGRINGDTVYLLDQLDLPLVVAIGDIGKMHGKDAIEIGSPITEQAIRLILEREGSRNGR from the coding sequence ATGAAGAGAGTAATACTGATTACAGACGGAGACGCTTATGCAAAACGCACAATCGATTACCTAGCTGGTAAAATAGGCGGAACGTCTTTATCTTACTTGGCTGATAATCCGATGACAGTGGATGCGAAAGCCATAATCGATGCCATCCATGCTGCTGAAGTCGAACCGGTTTATGTCCTGCTTGATGATGGAGGTGTACCGGGTGTAGGCAGTGGTGAATTGCTGCTTCAATCGATTATAGATGATGCGGAAATTGATGTGATTGGTGCCTTGGCGGTTGCATCTCATACGCAGAACCGGGAGTGGAGCCGCGTCAGCTTTTCCATCGACCAGGATGGGGATTTACAGCCATTCGGCGTCGATAAGGAAGGCGTCATTACAGAGGAAATCGGACGTATTAATGGCGATACGGTATATCTGCTTGACCAGCTTGATCTCCCTTTAGTAGTCGCGATCGGAGATATCGGGAAAATGCATGGGAAAGACGCAATCGAGATTGGCTCCCCAATAACAGAACAAGCGATCCGCCTCATTCTAGAAAGGGAGGGAAGCAGAAATGGCAGATGA
- the spoVAE gene encoding stage V sporulation protein AE: protein MDFFWAFVVGGLICVVGQLLLDVAKLDAGHVMSTFVVLGCVLDGFDLYDNLISFAGAGASVPITSFGHSLLHGAMEQADKHGFWGIALGMFQLTSAGIAAAILFGFLVSVFFKPRG, encoded by the coding sequence ATGGACTTTTTTTGGGCATTTGTAGTCGGCGGATTAATTTGTGTTGTGGGTCAGCTGCTTTTGGATGTTGCTAAATTGGATGCTGGACATGTGATGAGTACCTTCGTCGTACTAGGCTGTGTGCTGGATGGGTTTGATCTGTATGATAATCTGATTTCATTCGCAGGTGCCGGTGCTTCGGTCCCTATCACCAGTTTCGGCCACTCTTTACTTCATGGTGCAATGGAACAAGCTGACAAACATGGTTTTTGGGGCATTGCACTAGGCATGTTTCAGCTGACATCCGCGGGTATTGCTGCTGCGATTCTTTTCGGGTTTCTAGTGTCTGTATTCTTTAAACCAAGGGGATGA
- the spoVAD gene encoding stage V sporulation protein AD — MVKTGKQSWTLNQRVYIQETGTSVGPKEARGPLGSSFDKSYDNLYCGEDNWEMAERKLLQDAIQITLEKAGLKQQHIDMFIAGDLLNQNVSANYTARDLDMSYLGMFGACSTSMETLAVASQLVDAGVADRILTAVCSHNATAERQFRFPTEYGNQKPATSTSTATGAGCALISREKSEIRIEGATIGKVVDFGATNAFDLGSAMVPAAYDTIKRHFSDFGTTPADYDLIVTGDLSSVGSPILKDMLRSDGINIDAVHKDCGNLLYNSDQGMLAGGSGTACSAIVTYSHLLDEMRKGTYKRILVTATGALMNPTLLRQKESIPAIAHSVVLVREEG, encoded by the coding sequence ATGGTGAAAACAGGCAAGCAGTCCTGGACGCTGAACCAGCGGGTTTATATTCAGGAAACAGGAACAAGTGTAGGACCGAAGGAAGCGAGAGGTCCTTTAGGAAGCTCCTTTGATAAATCCTACGATAATCTTTACTGCGGAGAAGATAACTGGGAAATGGCAGAAAGAAAGCTTCTGCAGGATGCTATACAAATAACGCTGGAGAAAGCTGGTTTGAAGCAGCAGCATATTGATATGTTCATCGCTGGTGATCTTTTAAACCAAAATGTGAGTGCTAACTATACAGCACGTGATTTGGATATGAGCTACCTCGGTATGTTCGGAGCCTGTTCCACTAGTATGGAAACGCTGGCGGTAGCGTCCCAATTGGTCGATGCAGGCGTAGCAGACCGCATTTTGACAGCTGTCTGCAGCCATAATGCAACAGCGGAGCGGCAATTCCGTTTCCCGACTGAATATGGCAATCAGAAACCTGCTACATCAACGAGTACAGCAACTGGAGCTGGTTGTGCGCTGATAAGCCGTGAAAAGAGCGAAATCCGAATTGAAGGGGCAACTATTGGCAAGGTAGTCGATTTTGGTGCAACAAATGCATTCGACCTTGGAAGCGCAATGGTTCCGGCAGCATATGACACAATCAAACGACATTTTAGTGATTTTGGCACTACACCTGCGGATTATGATTTGATCGTGACTGGTGACTTGTCGAGTGTCGGTTCGCCTATTTTGAAAGATATGCTCCGCAGTGATGGAATAAACATTGATGCCGTACATAAAGATTGCGGCAATTTGCTTTATAACAGCGATCAAGGAATGCTCGCTGGCGGAAGCGGTACGGCTTGTTCTGCTATTGTAACGTATAGCCATCTTCTGGATGAGATGCGGAAGGGAACTTATAAACGGATACTGGTGACTGCAACGGGTGCATTAATGAACCCGACATTGCTGCGGCAGAAGGAATCCATACCAGCAATTGCACATAGTGTCGTTCTCGTAAGGGAGGAGGGATAA
- the spoVAC gene encoding stage V sporulation protein AC encodes MDSKFKKENYSNTAKTYYPKVPYVRNCLKAFFVGGFICLIGELLTKFYMQVFDMSQQEAGTPTVTTLILISAILTGIGVYDRIAQFAGAGSAVPVTGFANAVTSAALEYKSEGYVLGVGSNMFKLAGSVIVFGVTSAYIVGIIRYVFSQLIGG; translated from the coding sequence ATGGATTCCAAGTTCAAGAAAGAAAATTACAGCAATACAGCGAAAACGTATTATCCGAAAGTCCCCTATGTGAGAAATTGTTTGAAAGCTTTCTTTGTCGGCGGTTTTATCTGTCTTATTGGAGAACTGCTGACTAAATTTTACATGCAAGTTTTTGATATGTCCCAGCAGGAGGCCGGAACGCCCACTGTCACAACACTGATACTTATATCTGCGATATTGACAGGGATCGGGGTCTATGACCGAATCGCACAATTCGCCGGCGCAGGATCAGCGGTTCCGGTAACCGGATTCGCCAATGCCGTGACCAGTGCTGCCTTGGAATATAAATCGGAAGGGTATGTGCTTGGAGTAGGTTCCAATATGTTCAAACTTGCTGGCAGTGTTATTGTATTCGGGGTTACGTCGGCTTATATCGTCGGAATCATCCGGTATGTATTCAGCCAGCTGATCGGGGGATAA
- a CDS encoding stage V sporulation protein AB produces MWIAIVELVIGLSAGLATGAGFVAFLTVLGIIPRLVQLSKTHHFLISYEAGVTAGAFAGTILSFHYFHFHAPILLITLWGLLHGIFVGMLAAALTEVLNVFPILTRRIGLDGSLIWFFMAIVLGKITGSLFQWLLLSY; encoded by the coding sequence ATGTGGATCGCCATAGTTGAATTGGTGATCGGACTCAGTGCCGGGCTAGCAACTGGAGCAGGATTTGTCGCATTTTTGACTGTACTAGGTATTATTCCAAGGTTGGTGCAGCTAAGTAAAACCCATCATTTCCTGATTTCTTATGAAGCAGGTGTAACTGCCGGTGCTTTTGCCGGAACGATTCTTTCTTTCCACTATTTCCATTTTCATGCGCCGATTCTGCTGATCACGCTGTGGGGTCTTTTGCATGGAATATTCGTCGGAATGCTTGCTGCGGCTCTGACAGAAGTATTGAATGTATTTCCAATACTGACTAGACGAATTGGTCTGGATGGCAGTCTTATCTGGTTCTTCATGGCAATCGTCCTGGGGAAAATCACCGGATCCTTGTTCCAATGGCTTTTACTTTCCTATTAA